The sequence below is a genomic window from Desulfovibrio sp. Fe33.
CCTTCGGGCAGCTCGTACTCGGGGAAATAGTAGTTGCCCAGCTCGATTTCGAGGTTGCACATCTCGGCGATACGCTGGGTGTTCTTGATGGCCTCGGGCACATGGGCGAACGCCCGCTCCATTTCCTCCGGGGTCTTGAAGTAGAGTTCGCGGGTTTCCATGCGGAACCGCTTCTCCGAGTCCACCGTAGTCTGGGTCTGGATGCAGAGCAGGGTGTCGTGGGCCTCGTAGTCCTCGGCGGTCAGGTAGTGGCAGTCGTTGGTCGCCACCAGGGGCAGCCCGGTCTCCTCCGCGCACTTGATGAGCAGCTCGTTGAGGCGGGTCTGCTTGGGGATGCCGTTGTCCTGGAGTTCGAGATAGAAATTGCCGGGGAAGATGGATTCATAGACCCGGGCCGTTTCCACGCCCGCCGCGATCCCCTCGTTCATGAGCTTGCGGGGCACTTCGCCCGCCAGACAGGCGGACAGGGCGATGAGCCCGTCGGAATACTTTTTCAGTAAGTGCTTGCAAACGCGTGGTTTATAGTAGAATCCGTCCAGGTAGCCGGTGGAGACCAGCTTGATGAGGTTCTTGTAGCCGCGCTGGTTTTTGGCCAGCAGAACCAGGTGGTAGCCGCCGCCGTGGTCCTTGCGCGTGTGCGCCTCTTCATCGTCCAGATCACCGGGGGCAACGTAGACCTCGCAGCCGATGATCGGCTTGATGCCCAGCTCCTTGGCGGCCATGAAGAAGATGACGGCTCCGTACATGGACCCGTGATCGGTGATGGCCACGGCAGGCATCCCCAGATCCTTGGTCCGGGTGAGCAAGTCGTTGATTCGGATGGCGCCGTCCAGGAGGCTGTATTCGGTATGGACGTGAAGATGAACAAATTCGGCCACTTGATGATACTCCTTGTGGTGGAATGATGATAATAGCGTAAAGCCGTGGGGACTGCCAGAGGAGATTCCGGGCCGGTGCCAAAGCGGATATTATGTTTTGACTATTGACCACATATGCGCACAACGGTTAATCCAACTGATAAAAATAATTCTTTTCCCGGATTCGGTCCGGCAGGCGGGAGCTAAATGTCAGGGCAAGCCGAAAGCAAGGTCGATGAGCGGAAGATTCGGGAAATCATCAATTCCCGGGATGTGACCCCCCTTTTTCAACCTGTTGTTTCCATCACCACCAAGTCCATTATCGGCTTTGAGGTTTATTCGCGAAGCGGTCAGAACAACGGAATCGGTTCCGATACGCTTTTCAACGAGAACTTGAGCCCGGACGTCATTGTGGAAGTCGATCGGCTGTGCCGGTCGCGGGCCTTGGAACAGTTCAAGCCCATTCATGCGCATTACGGACAACTGCTCCTGTTTCTGAACGTCAATCCGCTCATTATTCCGGAGGTCGGCAAACAGAGCCGGTTCGTCGTGGATCAGATCAATGCCTCCGGGATTCCCATGTCCAACGTGATTCTGGAATGCCCCTTGAACGCCCCGTATCTCGACGAGATCGAGGAGTATACGCGGTCCCTGCGCGAGGTCGGTCTCATGGTCTGCCTGGACAATTGCGCCGTGGACCATCCCTTCAGTCATATTTTGTCCCGGGTTAAACCCGCCTACGTCAAGATCAACCGGTCCTTCTTCGCCGGGGAGGAAGACGGCGGCAATTCCCGCAGGACCCTGGAAGCCTTCATGGACCAGGCCTGCCGGGTGGGAAGCGTGGTCGCGGCCCAGTGCGTCGAGAGCGAGGAGGAGTCCCTCCGGCTGCTTTCCTGTGGGGTCCAATTGCAGCAAGGGTACTATTACGCCAAGGAGGACGGGGCTCTGGGCGACGATCCGGCCCGCCAGTTCTTCGACAAAATGGCCGTGGTCCACAAGAAGTACAAGGCGGCGAAGCATCAGCAGGTTCGGGAGAAGAAGGAGCTGTTCAGCGACATCTTTCGAACCGCGACCTCCATCTGCAACAAGCTCGCGAACATGACCGAGGACCGGTTCGAGGACGCGTGCAGGTCTCTGGTGCAGGACAGGAAAGGAGTCATTTCCCTGTTCGTGGTGGACGACAGGGGCGTGCAGGTTACTCGCCGGTCGCACCGCGGCAAGGGCGCCAGCGTGGTCCAGGGCACGCCCAGGGGGGCGGACCTCTCGGCCGAGGATTATGTGCTTTATCTCGACATGGGGTACGACAAGTTCGTCACGCAGCCTTTTGTTTCGGCGTATACCGGGGAGCGGGCCTGCATTGTCAGCCGCCCGTTCTTCAGCCTGAGCGGCTTGCGTTACACGGCCTGCATGGAGATGGCCTGCCAGGCCGGCTGTTGACATCCGGGCGCGGACGCGGTCCAGTGCCGGAACAGACTTCCGACCTGGAGATGCCGTGGGATCGCTGATGGATGTAACTTCCTATCTGTGGGGCCGACTGCCCCTGATTCTGCTTTTCGCGTGCGGATACCTCGTATACCAACTCATGGCCGCGACGCGCATCACGGACGGGTTCGTGTCCTGGGCGCTCCGGCGCAGCGGGGGAAAAGCCTCGCGGGTCCTGCTTTACATCATCGCGGCTTCGGCGGCGCTTTCTTCCTTTATTCCCAACACGATCACGGTTTTGACCCTGATCCCGATGCTGAAACGGCTGGACCGCGATTTCGCGGATCGGGGAGTGTCGGGCATGACCACGGTGCTCATGTGTTCCGCCATCTACGGCGCGGCCATAGGGGGTATGGGCTCCATGATCGGCTCGCCTGCCAACGCTGTGCTTTTTGCGGCCCTGGATCTGTTCGAGGTGGCGGGCCGCGACCACGTGACCTTCTTTAATTGGTTCGTCTGGTCGGTGCCGCTGGTGGTCGTCTTTGTATTGGCGGCCTGGTTCGTGGCCGCTTGGCTGGGGCTGCCGAAAGCGGCCCGGAACGTGGTCGTGGACGTGCCCGGCGCCGCCTCCGCCGCCGGGGCAGACGCCCGCCAGCGGTACGGCGCGCGGTTGTTCTGGCTGTATATGGGGTATTTTGTCTTCGAGGCCGTGGCCAGGGAAAACCTGCCCGGATTCGCCGGGGTGTCGCCCGCGCTGAGCCTGGGGTTCGCCGTGGTGTTCCTGTTTCTGCTTTTCATCCGGCGCGCTCCGTCCGGTGGCGGACGCTCGGGGCCGCTGCTCACCGTGGGCGGGTTGCTCTACTCGGTTCCGCGTCGGGGACTGGCCTTCATCTTGGCGCTGGCCGCGTTGGTCGGCATCGTCCACTGGACCGGTCTGGATCAAAGGACGGTGGCGCTGGCCGGAGAACTGCTCAGGGGCGACATGTCCCCGCGCCTGTTGTTCCTGTTGACCATCGTTGCGGTAATCTTCCTCACCGAATGCCTTTCCAATACGGCGGTGGTCGCCGCGTTCTTCACCATCGCCTATTATGCGGCGCAGGGACACGGGATGGACCCGCTGCCCCTGATGATCGCGGTAGGCGTTTCCTCCACCTGCGCTTTCATGACCCCCATAGCCACCACCTCCAATGCGCTGGCCTTCGGCGAAATGAAAGGGGCGTCCCTAAGGGCCATGTTCGGCCTGGGGTTCGTTCTCAACTGCCTGGGCGCGGCGATCCTGACGGGTTGGTTGAGCTGGGTTCTGCCTCGCCTGTATTGACCGGGCGGCACGCATCGCTTGCTCGAAGCGCGTGCGATGAAGACCTTCTGAACCACCTGCGTGTACCTGTCCTGCACTACCCACGCGAATCCGTCCTGCACCGCGTACCCGTCCTGCACCGCGTGCGCGGATTACGTTCGCGGGTCTCCCTGGTCTCAGGTGTCGGGCCTATTGGCCTGGGAGGGCCAGGAAGGGCGGCAGGGTGAAGGGGGCAGGCGGTCTGTCGAGAACAGGGTGACGCATGGTTGTCTCTGTGCGT
It includes:
- a CDS encoding EAL domain-containing protein; translation: MSGQAESKVDERKIREIINSRDVTPLFQPVVSITTKSIIGFEVYSRSGQNNGIGSDTLFNENLSPDVIVEVDRLCRSRALEQFKPIHAHYGQLLLFLNVNPLIIPEVGKQSRFVVDQINASGIPMSNVILECPLNAPYLDEIEEYTRSLREVGLMVCLDNCAVDHPFSHILSRVKPAYVKINRSFFAGEEDGGNSRRTLEAFMDQACRVGSVVAAQCVESEEESLRLLSCGVQLQQGYYYAKEDGALGDDPARQFFDKMAVVHKKYKAAKHQQVREKKELFSDIFRTATSICNKLANMTEDRFEDACRSLVQDRKGVISLFVVDDRGVQVTRRSHRGKGASVVQGTPRGADLSAEDYVLYLDMGYDKFVTQPFVSAYTGERACIVSRPFFSLSGLRYTACMEMACQAGC
- a CDS encoding SLC13 family permease, with translation MGSLMDVTSYLWGRLPLILLFACGYLVYQLMAATRITDGFVSWALRRSGGKASRVLLYIIAASAALSSFIPNTITVLTLIPMLKRLDRDFADRGVSGMTTVLMCSAIYGAAIGGMGSMIGSPANAVLFAALDLFEVAGRDHVTFFNWFVWSVPLVVVFVLAAWFVAAWLGLPKAARNVVVDVPGAASAAGADARQRYGARLFWLYMGYFVFEAVARENLPGFAGVSPALSLGFAVVFLFLLFIRRAPSGGGRSGPLLTVGGLLYSVPRRGLAFILALAALVGIVHWTGLDQRTVALAGELLRGDMSPRLLFLLTIVAVIFLTECLSNTAVVAAFFTIAYYAAQGHGMDPLPLMIAVGVSSTCAFMTPIATTSNALAFGEMKGASLRAMFGLGFVLNCLGAAILTGWLSWVLPRLY